Proteins from one Mycteria americana isolate JAX WOST 10 ecotype Jacksonville Zoo and Gardens chromosome 1, USCA_MyAme_1.0, whole genome shotgun sequence genomic window:
- the P2RY8 gene encoding S-geranylgeranyl-glutathione receptor P2RY8 has protein sequence MVKNGSHLDDETLAMLQNKAISITLPVVYTLVALISIPGNLFSLWVLCWHIKPKTPSVIFMINLSITDLMLASCFPFQISYHIQSNHWRFGKTLCSLVTVMFYSNMYSSILTMTCISIERYMGVVYPMKLIKWRRKRYALAACLGMWMFLLLAFYPLESTDLTYEVKELGIITCFDVLKWDMLPNFAAWVAFLLTLFVVLFLIPFVVTVGCYIGTIRKLIQTSNRYGNRQKTRSIYLAIIVLLVFITCFAPNNFILLVHMIIRLFYGRSLYPAYKLTLCLSCLNNCIDPFIYYFASKEFYQKFMQLFRPKVLLSESLENRRESLFSGRTMSARSMSSGPMDGLEGVKVYLQRQESVF, from the coding sequence ATGGTTAAAAACGGATCCCACCTGGATGATGAAACGCTGGCAATGCTCCAGAATAAAGCTATCTCCATCACCCTCCCAGTTGTGTATACACTGGTGGCTCTGATCAGTATCCCTGGCAACTTGTTCTCCCTTTGGGTGCTTTGCTGGCACATCAAACCCAAAACACCTTCTGTTATCTTCATGATCAACCTAAGCATCACGGATCTCATGCTGGCCAGCTGCTTTCCCTTCCAGATTTCTTATCACATCCAAAGCAATCACTGGCGCTTCGGCAAGACTCTTTGCAGCCTTGTGACCGTGATGTTCTACTCCAACATGTATTCCTCCATACTGACCATGACCTGTATCAGCATTGAGCGGTACATGGGTGTGGTATATCCCATGAAGTTGATcaagtggagaagaaaaagatatgCCCTGGCTGCCTGCCTAGGTATGTGGATGTTCTTGCTACTAGCTTTCTACCCACTAGAAAGCACAGATCTGACCTATGAAGTGAAAGAATTGGGAATTATAACCTGTTTTGACGTCCTCAAATGGGATATGCTGCCCAACTTCGCAGCCTGGGTAGCCTTTCTCCTCACGCTATTTGTCGTGCTCTTCCTGATCCCTTTTGTTGTAACAGTTGGATGCTATATTGGCACCATTCGGAAGCTTATTCAGACATCAAACAGATATGGTAACAGGCAGAAGACTAGATCCATATACCTAGCAATTATAGTCCTTTTGGTATTCATCACTTGTTTTGCCCCCAATAACTTTATCCTACTTGTGCATATGATCATCCGCCTATTTTATGGCAGGAGTTTGTACCCTGCCTACAAGCTCACCTTGTGCCTCAGTTGCCTGAACAACTGCATAGATCccttcatttattattttgcatcCAAAGAATTTTACCAGAAATTCATGCAACTGTTTCGCCCTAAGGTACTGCTCAGCGAGAGtctggaaaacagaagggaaagcttATTCTCTGGCAGGACCATGTCAGCCAGGTCAATGTCAAGCGGACCTATGGATGGGTTAGAGGGAGTAAAGGTCTATTTGCAAAGGCAGGAAAGTGTTTTTTAG